Proteins encoded within one genomic window of Rhododendron vialii isolate Sample 1 chromosome 1a, ASM3025357v1:
- the LOC131319630 gene encoding xanthotoxin 5-hydroxylase CYP82C4-like — MECFTTNDRAFVSRPKSAAVKYMGYDGAISALGPHGPYWRELRKVMTLELLSNGRLELMKNMRASEVGLCINDLYSLYDKRLNGVSERLDNCHEPGATKVDMTQWFGLVTMNLMLRAIAGKRFALGEDEKDGEVRLFTRAMHQFMFLIGAFEYSDVIPFIEWMDLQGHVKLMKQIAKLMDYFMSRWLEEHVQSRKNAPVKEERDFMDVLLSLFPEGGVEYGHNCRNIVKGTALSMILAGSDTTTAAMIWALSLLLNHNKCLKLVQQELDMHVGRERWVEESDIKDLIYLQAVLKETLRLYPSGPLSIPRESIEDCHVAGYFVPKGTRLIVNVWKLHRDPRVWTHPCEFQPERFLDRNAKAGERGREFEFEYLPFGSGRRSCPGVRAAHLMMHLTLARLLQGFDVAAPMDGMVDMSEGSGLVLPKATTLEVVVSPRLKRELYLQQSRH; from the exons ATGGAATGCTTCACCACCAACGACCGAGCCTTTGTTTCGCGCCCGAAGTCTGCCGCCGTGAAGTACATGGGGTACGATGGTGCCATTTCGGCGCTCGGTCCCCACGGACCCTACTGGCGCGAGCTTCGTAAGGTGATGACTCTCGAGCTCCTGTCGAACGGTCGCCTAGAGCTTATGAAGAACATGCGGGCCTCGGAGGTGGGCTTGTGCATCAATGACTTGTACTCACTGTATGACAAGCGATTGAACGGTGTTTCTGAAAGACTAGATAATTGTCATGAACCTGGTGCTACAAAGGTAGACATGACTCAATGGTTTGGGCTAGTAACTATGAACCTAATGCTCCGCGCAATTGCAGGCAA GCGATTTGCCTTGGGTGAGGATGAGAAAGATGGGGAGGTTAGGCTTTTCACCAGAGCCATGCACCAGTTTATGTTTCTAATTGGAGCTTTCGAGTATTCTGATGTCATACCTTTCATTGAGTGGATGGATTTGCAAGGACATGTGAAGTTGATGAAGCAAATTGCCAAACTGATGGACTATTTCATGAGCAGATGGCTTGAAGAACATGTCCAGAGCAGGAAAAATGCCCCCGTAAAAGAGGAACGCGACTTCATGGATGTGTTGTTGTCCTTATTTCCAGAAGGTGGTGTGGAATATGGTCACAACTGTAGGAACATCGTCAAGGGAACTGCCCTG AGTATGATTCTGgcgggctctgataccacaacAGCTGCCATGATATGGGCACTCTCCCTCCTCCTAAACCACAACAAATGCCTCAAACTTGTCCAACAAGAACTAGACATGCACGTTGGCAGGGAAAGGTGGGTGGAAGAATCTGATATCAAAGACCTAATCTATCTCCAAGCCGTCT TGAAA GAAACATTGCGACTCTACCCTTCGGGCCCTTTGTCGATCCCCCGCGAATCAATAGAAGATTGTCACGTGGCTGGGTACTTTGTTCCTAAAGGGACTCGCTTGATAGTGAACGTATGGAAGTTGCATCGCGATCCTCGTGTTTGGACCCATCCTTGTGAGTTTCAGCCTGAGAGGTTTCTTGACAGGAATGCAAAAGCTGGTGAAAGAGGGCGCGAATTCGAGTTCGAGTATTTACCGTTCGGTTCGGGGAGGAGATCGTGCCCAGGAGTTAGGGCAGCACATCTGATGATGCACTTGACGCTTGCTCGTTTGCTTCAGGGATTCGACGTCGCGGCTCCGATGGATGGAATGGTGGACATGAGTGAGGGGTCGGGGCTAGTCCTGCCCAAAGCAACTACGCTTGAGGTCGTGGTTTCCCCACGCCTTAAACGAGAGCTTTATCTGCAGCAGAGCAGACACTAG
- the LOC131319798 gene encoding xanthotoxin 5-hydroxylase CYP82C4-like, whose product MDFLPLLEATGILLALLLFYNLWWSKTYTNKYAPEPKGAWPIIGHLHLLGGKTPVFRTLAAMADKHGPIFTIRLGLRCALVVSSKETIMECFTTKDRAFLTRPKSAALKYLGYDGAMSALGPHGPYWREFRKVTTLELLSNRRLEILKQVRALEVGSCIKHLYSLWVRQQSSVSERSENFFRPGAIKVDISQWFRHVTMNMILRQIVGVRYGLDDDEKDEEARLFTRAMDQFMYLTGAFEFSDVIPGIEWMDLQGHVRLMKQNAEVMDSFMSRWLEEHVQSRKNGLMKEEHDFMDVLLSLFPEDGVEYGHKCRNIVKGVSQSLITGGSDTTTAAMTWALSLLLNQKKSLELVQQELDTRVGRERWVEESDIKNLDYLRASVKETLRLYPPGPLSIPREAMEDCHVAGYFVPKGTRLIVNLWKLHHDSRVWTDPHEFRPERFLDTNGEEDRTGREFAFLPFSGGRRSCPGMTAAYQLMHLTLGRLLQGFNVVMRMDEAVDMSEGLGLSLPKATPLEVLLSPRLKCELYMQ is encoded by the exons atgGATTTTCTCCCTCTGCTTGAAGCGACTGGAATACTTCTAGCCTTACTTCTATTCTACAACCTGTGGTGGTCGAAAACATATACGAATAAGTATGCACCGGAGCCAAAAGGTGCCTGGCCGATCATAGGCCACCTCCATCTTCTAGGGGGAAAAACTCCGGTTTTCCGGACTCTTGCGGCCATGGCCGACAAACACGGGCCGATTTTCACAATCCGGCTCGGTTTGCGGTGTGCCCTAGTGGTGAGCAGCAAGGAAACCATCATGGAGTGCTTCACCACCAAAGATCGCGCCTTTCTGACACGCCCAAAATCTGCTGCATTGAAATACTTGGGGTACGATGGTGCCATGTCAGCGCTCGGTCCTCACGGGCCTTATTGGCGCGAGTTCCGTAAGGTGACGACTCTCGAGCTCCTATCCAACCGTCGCCTGGAGATTCTGAAGCAAGTGCGAGCCTTGGAAGTGGGCTCGTGCATCAAACACTTGTACTCGTTGTGGGTCAGACAACAAAGTAGTGTTTCCGAAAGAAGCGAGAATTTTTTTCGACCTGGTGCCATCAAGGTTGACATTTCTCAATGGTTTCGGCATGTGACTATGAACATGATACTCCGGCAAATTGTAG GGGTGCGGTATGGCCTTGACGATGATGAGAAAGACGAGGAGGCTAGGCTTTTCACAAGAGCCATGGACCAGTTTATGTATCTAACTGGAGCTTTCGAGTTTTCTGATGTGATACCGGGCATTGAGTGGATGGATTTGCAAGGACATGTGAGGTTGATGAAGCAAAATGCTGAAGTGATGGACTCTTTCATGAGCAGATGGCTGGAAGAACATGTCCAGAGCAGgaaaaatggcctgatgaaagAGGAACACGACTTCATGGACGTGTTGTTGTCTTTATTTCCAGAAGACGGCGTGGAATATGGGCACAAGTGTAGGAACATTGTCAAGGGAGTTTCCCAG AGTCTTATCACgggaggctctgataccacgaCAGCTGCCATGACATGGGCACTTTCCCTACTCctaaatcaaaaaaaatctcTCGAACTTGTCCAACAAGAACTAGACACCCGCGTCGGAAGAGAAAGGTGGGTGGAGGAATCTGATATAAAAAACCTAGACTATCTCCGGGCCTCGGTCAAGGAAACATTGCGACTCTACCCTCCAGGCCCCCTATCAATTCCCCGTGAAGCAATGGAGGATTGCCACGTGGCTGGCTACTTCGTTCCTAAAGGGACTCGCCTGATCGTGAATCTGTGGAAATTACACCACGACTCTCGTGTTTGGACCGATCCTCATGAGTTCCGGCCAGAGAGGTTTCTTGATACCAACGGGGAAGAGGATCGAACGGGAAGGGAATTCGCGTTCTTGCCGTTTAGTGGGGGGAGAAGATCATGCCCCGGGATGACCGCGGCATATCAGCTGATGCACTTGACGCTTGGTCGTTTGCTTCAGGGATTCAATGTCGTGATGCGGATGGACGAGGCAGTGGACATGAGTGAGGGGTTGGGGCTCAGCCTGCCTAAAGCAACCCCGCTCGAAGTCCTGCTCTCCCCGCGCCTCAAATGCGAGCTTTATATGCAGTAG